A part of Miscanthus floridulus cultivar M001 chromosome 6, ASM1932011v1, whole genome shotgun sequence genomic DNA contains:
- the LOC136456143 gene encoding rust resistance kinase Lr10-like, whose product MTEFHVIALLLCLLIDGVYGAMAWADADFFSNCPPSRCSKHGPEIRYPFRLESSNTSSLCGAPCMKLGCSGDDTILVLPAAVIQYKVTAIDYKSGTLTIAPRVEDSSSSCKQKLMSASLPRSIIKCEDPDPCSLLCDRGYATIVSCLREFTPSNLAANYIFGPISCLGSASHFSYLVADYAPMSVLPLDCKVVPDTYFLMMDTHNDDSTFKERAETILNFSGSRTIDWDYYSSADGSGIINNCTLCEQGGRRCGFRPDRNQTFCMNHGSHVKVIAATSSVATIVVLLSIVATGLYLSLKTRYNEEIHLKVEMFLKTYGTSKPTRYSFSEVKKITRRFKEKVGQGGFGSVYKGKLPNGVPVAVKMLENSTGEGEEFINEVATIGLIHHANIVCLLGFCSEGTRRALIYEYMPNESLEKYIFSRDSSISQELQVPKKMIDIALGIARGMEYLHQGCNKRILHFDIKPHNILLDFNFNPKISDFGLAKLCARDQSIVTLTAARGTMGYIAPELYSRNFGGVSYKSDVYSFGMLVLEMVSGRRNSDPSVDSQNEVYLPEWIFERVITGQDLVLSREMTGGEKEKVRQLAMVALWCIQWNPKNRPSMTKVVNMLTGRLENLQMPPKPFV is encoded by the exons atgacTGAATTTCATGTAATAGCCCTGCTGTTGTGTCTTCTCATAGATGGAGTGTACGGGGCCATGGCTTGGGCTGATGCCGACTTCTTCAGCAACTGCCCACCATCTCGGTGCAGCAAACATGGTCCGGAGATCAGGTACCCTTTCCGGCTCGAATCCAGCAATACCTCATCATTATGCGGAGCACCGTGCATGAAGCTAGGATGCTCCGGTGACGACACCATTCTGGTTCTCCCAGCAGCCGTTATCCAGTACAAAGTGACCGCCATAGACTACAAGAGTGGTACCCTCACGATCGCCCCGCGTGTGGAAGACTCGTCTTCCTCCTGCAAGCAGAAGCTCATGTCCGCGTCCCTACCTCGCAGCATTATCAAATGTGAGGACCCGGACCCCTGCTCACTGCTATGCGATCGTGGATATGCAACGATAGTAAGCTGCTTAAGAGAGTTCACACCAAGTAATCTTGCTGCTAATTACATCTTCGGACCAATCTCGTGCCTTGGCAGCGCATCCCACTTCTCCTATTTGGTGGCTGATTATGCACCCATGTCTGTGCTTCCATTAGATTGCAAGGTTGTGCCTGATACCTACTTTCTGATGATGGACACTCACAATGACGATTCAACATTCAAGGAGCGAGCAGAAACAATACTGAATTTCTCAGGGTCGAGAACGATCGATTGGGATTATTATAGTAGTGCTGATGGCAGTGGCATCATAAACAACTGCACACTGTGTGAACAAGGTGGGCGACGCTGTGGGTTCAGACCAGACAGGAATCAAACCTTCTGCATGAATCACG GTTCACATGTCAAGGTAATTGCAG CTACATCATCGGTTGCCACAATAGTGGTTCTTCTGTCGATTGTGGCCACTGGACTCTATCTTTCACTTAAGACAAGATATAATGAGGAGATACACTTGAAGGTCGAAATGTTTCTCAAGACATATGGCACATCAAAACCCACAAGGTACAGTTTCTCTGAAGTTAAGAAGATAACAAGGCGATTTAAGGAAAAAGTAGGCCAGGGTGGATTTGGGAGTGTATACAAAGGCAAGCTACCAAATGGAGTGCCTGTGGCAGTCAAAATGCTAGAGAACTCtacaggagagggagaagaattCATCAATGAAGTTGCAACCATAGGACTAATCCACCATGCAAATATTGTGTGTCTCCTGGGTTTTTGCTCTGAAGGAACAAGGCGTGCCCTTATTTATGAATACATGCCTAATGAGTCACTGGAAAAATATATATTCTCACGTGATTCTAGTATTTCCCAGGAACTACAAGTGCCAAAGAAAATGATAGATATTGCTTTAGGTATTGCTCGAGGAATGGAATACCTACATCAAGGATGCAATAAACGCATCCTCCACTTTGACATCAAACCTCACAACATCTTGCTAGACTTTAACTTCAATCCAAAGATCTCAGACTTTGGCCTAGCAAAACTGTGTGCAAGAGATCAAAGCATCGTTACCTTGACAGCAGCAAGAGGCACTATGGGATATATTGCACCAGAGTTATACTCTCGGAATTTTGGTGGGGTATCCTACAAGTCGGATGTTTACAGTTTTGGCATGCTGGTGTTAGAAATGGTAAGTGGAAGGAGGAACTCAGACCCAAGCGTTGATAGCCAAAATGAAGTTTACCTCCCAGAGTGGATCTTTGAGAGAGTAATCACTGGGCAGGACTTGGTACTTTCTAGGGAAATGACTggaggagagaaagaaaaggtgagACAGCTAGCCATGGTGGCCCTATGGTGCATTCAGTGGAACCCAAAAAATCGACCCTCAATGACAAAAGTGGTGAACATGTTAACAGGGAGGTTGGAGAATCTGCAGATGCCCCCAAAGCCTTTCGTCTAA